From the Bacteroidia bacterium genome, one window contains:
- a CDS encoding phosphoenolpyruvate carboxykinase (ATP), with product MAKDIYDDAYYKKFYEQLVPLLKGPNIKEVDLKWLEPRVKEYAQKTKHGSHVWRSVQSSRLAAKTVYLGTEKVRLPYLLPYQEKVVKGAPDELEKVLKWMKTLPFIKLTRQMGNNPDFNPVCTLYLSVGDWRNSRLAYMWGNLLDDPGGRPGPEITMIHIPEEHQSRQQILTMPEFNLNICLGSDYLGEEKKGFLRQAMWLADERGMLGLHAGSKVVVARDAKSNDLKRHGVILFGMTATGKSTWSCHQLEMDPKRGEMTYASQDDICFLKDDGSAYGSEHNFYVKTDVRKSDQEAMFHALTHKSALLENVMVTAAGDVDFLDESLCGNGRAVVRMDKLDIERDGKRISIAADSINLPSLEKNDALWFAFITRRNTLMPFSQMLTPEQGVLAYLFGESTLSFAANPEKAGESVRIVGTDDFIIGSRGAKVNRFYDIIMKLTTKYPGQVNFRLYNTGGMGEVIEEYEERGVAKKRLVRKAERVPLDLMAAIQRGDLRGTNKYEKGVLGTMSIVEADGRRMDEWDVHKLYTDEQIDHLIKDIIQGRRAFLEEVSKEGLRPEIIAAAERSFRAMGDTSVRRSSSPNASTGGYNIPAPPEPRVIVRSDEPVSRPRKPGVWRWR from the coding sequence ATGGCGAAAGACATCTATGACGATGCATACTATAAAAAGTTCTACGAGCAGCTCGTTCCATTGCTCAAGGGACCGAACATCAAGGAAGTGGACCTCAAGTGGCTGGAGCCGCGGGTAAAGGAATACGCGCAGAAAACGAAACACGGCTCGCACGTGTGGCGTTCGGTGCAGAGCTCGCGTCTGGCCGCCAAGACCGTGTATCTCGGTACAGAGAAGGTCCGGCTCCCCTATCTGCTCCCGTATCAGGAAAAAGTGGTCAAGGGCGCGCCGGACGAGCTGGAGAAAGTGCTGAAATGGATGAAGACACTGCCCTTCATCAAGCTCACGCGGCAGATGGGCAACAATCCGGATTTCAATCCGGTTTGTACGCTGTATCTGAGTGTGGGCGACTGGCGCAACTCGCGTCTCGCCTACATGTGGGGCAATTTGCTGGACGATCCCGGAGGTCGGCCCGGTCCGGAGATCACCATGATTCACATCCCCGAGGAGCATCAGAGTCGCCAGCAGATTCTGACCATGCCGGAGTTCAATCTGAACATCTGTCTCGGCAGCGATTATCTCGGCGAGGAGAAAAAGGGCTTCCTTCGCCAGGCCATGTGGCTGGCGGATGAACGCGGTATGCTCGGTCTGCACGCGGGAAGCAAAGTGGTGGTCGCGCGCGACGCCAAGAGCAACGATCTCAAGCGTCATGGCGTCATCCTTTTCGGTATGACTGCTACGGGCAAATCCACCTGGAGCTGCCATCAGCTCGAGATGGATCCCAAGCGCGGCGAGATGACGTACGCGTCGCAGGACGACATTTGCTTCCTCAAAGACGACGGATCGGCCTACGGATCGGAGCACAACTTCTATGTGAAAACCGATGTGCGCAAGAGCGATCAGGAAGCGATGTTCCACGCACTCACGCACAAAAGCGCCCTGCTCGAAAATGTGATGGTCACCGCGGCCGGCGATGTCGACTTTCTCGACGAGAGTCTCTGCGGCAACGGTCGCGCGGTGGTGCGCATGGACAAGCTCGACATCGAGCGCGACGGCAAGCGCATTTCCATCGCGGCGGATTCCATCAATCTGCCCAGTCTGGAAAAGAACGACGCACTGTGGTTCGCTTTCATCACCCGCCGTAACACGCTGATGCCCTTCTCGCAGATGCTCACGCCGGAGCAGGGTGTGCTTGCGTATCTGTTCGGCGAATCCACGCTGAGTTTCGCGGCCAATCCCGAAAAAGCCGGCGAGTCCGTACGCATCGTCGGCACCGACGATTTCATCATCGGCAGCCGCGGCGCAAAGGTGAACCGCTTCTACGACATCATCATGAAGCTCACGACGAAGTATCCCGGCCAGGTGAATTTCCGCCTGTACAATACCGGCGGCATGGGCGAGGTGATCGAGGAGTACGAAGAGCGCGGCGTGGCGAAAAAGCGTCTCGTGCGCAAGGCCGAGCGCGTGCCACTCGATCTCATGGCGGCCATTCAGCGCGGCGATCTCCGCGGCACGAACAAGTACGAAAAGGGCGTGCTTGGTACCATGTCCATCGTGGAAGCCGACGGCCGACGCATGGACGAATGGGATGTGCACAAACTCTACACCGACGAACAGATCGACCATCTGATCAAGGACATCATTCAGGGTCGCCGTGCCTTCCTGGAAGAAGTGTCGAAGGAAGGCCTGCGTCCCGAAATCATCGCCGCGGCCGAGCGCAGCTTCCGCGCCATGGGCGACACCAGCGTGCGGAGGAGCAGCTCGCCCAACGCTTCCACCGGCGGTTACAACATCCCCGCCCCGCCCGAGCCCCGCGTGATTGTGCGCAGCGACGAGCCCGTATCGCGCCCCCGCAAGCCGGGAGTCTGGCGCTGGCGGTAG
- a CDS encoding T9SS type A sorting domain-containing protein: protein MRSDLDAVEESEDLKFEVFPNPARKEITSRFVLAAPALARLSLYDISGHFIQDLYRSGTLDAGTHQVTCTLENMQVGYYHVVLRVNKNVVRKLIHIVL from the coding sequence ATGAGGAGCGATCTTGATGCTGTTGAAGAATCGGAAGATCTCAAGTTCGAGGTTTTCCCGAATCCTGCCCGGAAGGAAATCACGTCTCGATTCGTTCTTGCGGCACCCGCTTTAGCGCGTCTGTCGCTGTACGATATCTCAGGACACTTCATTCAAGACCTGTACCGTTCAGGCACTCTCGATGCCGGTACGCACCAGGTAACATGTACCCTCGAAAACATGCAAGTAGGTTATTATCACGTCGTGCTGCGCGTGAACAAAAACGTCGTGCGGAAATTGATCCATATAGTACTCTGA
- a CDS encoding T9SS type A sorting domain-containing protein → MTNTRYITITSALLLLMLTTDAAAQWKQLPIPAVHGKIACASDGSLRVLTNGTLCYSDAGRKSWTYQSFPYDLRDRTFYPLRQMLLASDDTMLIISMSGDVYSVVRGEETLRPASEGLRSKNPRGPFLLTSRGKRGELLLCHEQFYASTNNGASWELRYSDPGSGSFGPGAVDPWNTDVMLLLNANIIHRSTDAGATWRMIPMELSSYGAADMIVCPDGQIHAGRYHSSNCGETWRTYPMEGGIDDYWGDDNLKYVYNSQEHSVYALNRLYGLFCRDLDNPTFQITTLSSSYDRWIRSFRLSADVSYDARSGKMFAIVNDSLYEYLRGEVALLSNTVSAAPVNGLLAYNAEGDTLLVSTPHTTLKSTDAGRTWESTSIRGVGHFKMEMMHSKRSKDMIYQFNRENQIIWVIENEKSLEKWIRLVGPCKPTYDPFSKDTFHGGSNGLWRLNDSEVLSADSTAVLMGELYAGTPVLAQCLSFDKHREGAILLAGLDRDDGRTSQLHRTGNYGFSWARITSIALNETPIDIIFDDAVENRILVIEPTGVHITTDDGVTWQYRDPGLGSRKITSVAIDPDNASTMFLGVTSPSRLDPIPQSREDGGGVWQSTDSGMTWGKLPINGLHNYNISHVLALRNPRRILVGTPCGAYEYLLDSTTSVTPQSAAPTGGVEFEIYPNPGRGVVNIRYTISAPSAVRVAVYDVLGRVVSVQSVDAASGGSHTLTLATAALRDGVYIVTLETQSGIAARRMLLAR, encoded by the coding sequence ATGACGAACACCAGATATATAACAATCACTTCTGCCCTGCTTCTGCTCATGCTAACAACGGACGCGGCGGCACAATGGAAACAGCTTCCCATCCCCGCAGTTCATGGCAAGATTGCCTGCGCATCGGACGGGTCGCTCCGGGTACTGACCAACGGCACACTCTGTTACAGCGATGCGGGCAGGAAGTCTTGGACCTACCAATCCTTCCCGTACGATCTGCGTGATCGTACCTTCTACCCGCTGCGGCAAATGCTTCTTGCTTCCGACGACACAATGCTGATCATCTCCATGAGTGGAGATGTGTATTCCGTCGTACGGGGAGAGGAGACCCTACGTCCGGCTTCTGAGGGATTGCGGTCGAAGAATCCTCGTGGTCCCTTTCTCTTGACCTCTCGGGGCAAGCGCGGCGAACTCCTGCTCTGTCATGAGCAATTCTACGCATCCACAAACAACGGCGCAAGCTGGGAACTGCGGTACAGCGATCCAGGATCAGGCAGTTTTGGTCCCGGCGCGGTGGATCCGTGGAATACGGATGTGATGCTCCTGCTCAATGCGAATATCATTCACAGATCCACCGATGCGGGCGCGACGTGGCGGATGATCCCTATGGAGCTGTCCTCCTACGGAGCGGCCGACATGATTGTCTGCCCCGACGGACAGATTCACGCGGGGCGCTACCACTCATCGAATTGCGGCGAGACGTGGAGAACGTACCCTATGGAGGGAGGTATCGACGATTATTGGGGCGATGACAACCTCAAGTATGTATACAACAGTCAGGAACATAGCGTGTACGCATTAAACCGGCTTTACGGATTGTTCTGCCGGGATCTCGACAATCCGACTTTCCAGATCACCACATTGTCCTCATCCTACGACAGATGGATACGGTCGTTCCGTCTTAGTGCTGATGTCTCGTACGATGCACGATCGGGCAAAATGTTCGCCATCGTCAATGATTCACTGTACGAATATCTGCGGGGGGAGGTCGCGTTACTGAGCAACACCGTTTCGGCAGCGCCGGTCAACGGTTTGCTCGCGTACAATGCGGAAGGGGATACGCTTTTGGTCTCAACACCGCATACCACTCTGAAGAGTACCGATGCAGGCCGGACATGGGAATCAACCTCAATACGGGGGGTAGGTCATTTCAAGATGGAAATGATGCATTCCAAGAGAAGCAAAGATATGATCTACCAGTTCAACAGGGAGAATCAAATTATCTGGGTAATAGAGAACGAGAAGTCGTTAGAGAAATGGATCAGACTTGTCGGACCTTGCAAGCCCACCTACGATCCGTTCAGCAAGGATACCTTCCACGGTGGAAGCAACGGACTCTGGAGATTGAACGATTCCGAGGTGCTGAGCGCGGATTCCACCGCTGTTCTCATGGGCGAGTTATATGCGGGCACGCCCGTGCTTGCTCAATGCCTGTCCTTCGACAAGCATAGGGAAGGTGCTATACTACTCGCCGGCCTCGATCGGGACGATGGGAGAACCTCGCAGCTCCACCGCACCGGTAACTACGGTTTTAGTTGGGCGCGGATTACCTCCATCGCCCTGAATGAGACGCCGATTGACATCATTTTCGATGATGCTGTTGAAAACAGGATTCTCGTGATCGAGCCGACGGGAGTGCATATCACCACCGACGACGGCGTGACCTGGCAATATCGAGACCCCGGTCTTGGAAGCAGAAAGATCACATCCGTAGCTATCGATCCGGACAATGCATCGACAATGTTTCTCGGCGTCACCTCTCCGTCGAGACTCGACCCCATCCCGCAGTCGCGCGAAGATGGCGGAGGCGTGTGGCAAAGCACGGATAGTGGTATGACGTGGGGCAAGCTCCCCATCAACGGCTTGCACAACTATAATATTTCGCATGTCCTCGCGCTTCGCAATCCCCGCCGCATTTTAGTCGGCACTCCCTGCGGCGCATATGAATATCTTCTTGATTCGACCACCTCCGTCACACCGCAGAGCGCTGCGCCTACCGGCGGGGTGGAATTCGAGATATACCCAAATCCAGGTCGTGGAGTTGTGAACATCAGGTACACGATTAGCGCCCCCTCGGCTGTGCGGGTTGCGGTGTACGACGTTCTCGGAAGGGTGGTGAGCGTTCAATCCGTGGATGCGGCATCGGGCGGCAGTCACACCTTGACCCTGGCTACCGCGGCTCTGCGTGATGGTGTGTACATCGTGACGCTTGAGACACAAAGCGGAATTGCCGCACGCAGAATGCTGCTTGCGCGATGA
- a CDS encoding sigma-70 family RNA polymerase sigma factor: MHLLNVHHAAFVRYVRAMTKDSELARDVVGETLLAAYESFHNLRDPASFLFFLIAIARRQYWKMSRWGRLFTRMETKHEDLVIDGVAEPGVAHDVELLHAALAKLPQKQREALVLFELSGLSLNEVHALQGGSLSGVKSRIARARKKLAEMLGERQTEPRTSEDAKIVIADTKVGQ; this comes from the coding sequence ATGCACCTGCTGAACGTGCATCACGCGGCCTTCGTGCGCTATGTGCGGGCGATGACGAAGGACAGCGAGCTGGCGCGGGATGTCGTGGGCGAGACGCTGCTGGCGGCATACGAGAGCTTTCACAACCTGCGCGACCCGGCATCGTTTCTGTTTTTTCTCATCGCCATCGCGCGGCGGCAGTACTGGAAAATGAGCCGCTGGGGCAGGCTGTTTACGCGCATGGAAACGAAGCACGAGGATCTGGTGATAGATGGCGTAGCGGAGCCGGGAGTCGCCCACGATGTCGAACTCCTCCATGCAGCCCTCGCGAAGCTGCCGCAAAAGCAGCGGGAAGCCCTGGTTCTCTTCGAACTGTCCGGATTGAGCCTGAATGAAGTTCACGCACTGCAGGGCGGATCGCTTTCAGGCGTCAAATCCCGGATCGCACGGGCAAGGAAAAAACTCGCGGAAATGCTCGGGGAAAGACAGACCGAGCCCCGTACATCCGAGGATGCCAAGATCGTCATAGCTGATACAAAGGTCGGACAATGA
- a CDS encoding T9SS type A sorting domain-containing protein yields MTAITAIVLIVGLYAPQQQLPSSSPPKRSAESVTTHARADDSTKSVNKTKMEVGTPRQSDVTKDAALDVYPVSEKLKETARKARNDGDAPTSATRRLELFAAWTKERIRGCEVYDLDSLELSRIGIIVSDDSTISRSYGNFTIGMKEDMSDGSVLIRIPIGKPRSVTDSIKLARAIEKSTLHSGPGISEPIRPAERVPVHEVLITNSRGRTFSHAVSTGNQDTVAAIGSGDYSGDELVAIRVRFQQTTLTPGAEDYYYLYWYEPTKTFLDLMPPRVRQAIERRKGMDSRIAHDESAVAKSLKTSSVYPNPVTSDIATLDYTLREKRRVAISVYDITGERIRNVAVSEQREPGAWQENISLSGIPDGYYLLAVTTDNGEQNIHPMVLKR; encoded by the coding sequence ATGACAGCGATCACAGCAATTGTTCTCATCGTCGGCTTGTACGCACCTCAACAGCAGCTTCCTTCATCTTCGCCACCAAAACGGAGCGCGGAAAGCGTCACAACACACGCGCGTGCCGATGATTCCACGAAATCCGTAAACAAAACGAAGATGGAAGTCGGTACACCTCGACAGTCGGACGTCACGAAAGACGCCGCACTGGATGTTTACCCCGTTTCGGAGAAATTAAAAGAGACCGCTCGCAAAGCACGGAATGACGGGGATGCTCCGACATCGGCCACGCGACGACTGGAACTGTTTGCAGCGTGGACCAAGGAGAGAATACGAGGTTGCGAGGTGTACGATCTTGATTCTCTCGAACTCAGTCGCATCGGCATCATCGTGTCCGATGATAGCACAATCTCACGTTCGTACGGAAATTTTACGATCGGTATGAAAGAAGACATGAGCGACGGTTCAGTTCTGATACGCATTCCCATTGGAAAACCTCGTAGCGTAACCGACAGCATCAAACTCGCCCGCGCGATCGAGAAATCGACCTTGCATTCGGGTCCCGGCATCTCCGAACCCATACGGCCGGCAGAACGGGTTCCAGTTCACGAAGTGCTCATCACCAACTCCAGAGGTCGCACCTTCAGCCATGCCGTCTCCACCGGCAATCAGGATACCGTCGCAGCCATTGGCTCGGGCGATTACTCCGGCGACGAACTTGTCGCGATCCGGGTACGTTTCCAACAGACAACGCTGACACCGGGAGCCGAAGATTATTACTACCTCTACTGGTACGAGCCCACAAAAACCTTTCTCGATCTCATGCCGCCGCGCGTTCGTCAGGCAATCGAGCGCAGAAAAGGCATGGATAGCAGAATTGCACACGACGAAAGCGCCGTGGCTAAATCGCTGAAGACGAGCAGCGTCTACCCCAACCCCGTCACCAGCGATATCGCCACCCTGGACTACACGCTTCGTGAGAAGCGTCGTGTTGCGATCTCGGTGTACGACATCACAGGCGAGCGAATCAGGAACGTCGCCGTCTCGGAGCAGCGTGAACCAGGTGCCTGGCAGGAGAATATTTCTCTCTCCGGAATTCCGGACGGCTACTATTTACTTGCTGTCACGACGGACAACGGTGAGCAGAACATCCATCCAATGGTACTGAAAAGGTAG
- a CDS encoding AbrB/MazE/SpoVT family DNA-binding domain-containing protein encodes MQTTIQKWGNSQGLRIGKELLKEAELEVGDAVEISVREGIILIAPQRQIRGKYKLEDLIARMPKSRRSRETDWGAPVGKEVW; translated from the coding sequence ATGCAAACCACTATTCAGAAATGGGGCAACAGTCAGGGACTCCGCATCGGTAAAGAGTTGCTGAAGGAAGCGGAGCTGGAAGTCGGTGATGCTGTGGAGATCAGCGTTCGCGAGGGAATTATTCTCATCGCACCGCAGCGGCAGATTCGGGGGAAATATAAACTCGAGGATCTGATCGCACGCATGCCGAAATCACGGAGGAGCCGCGAAACGGATTGGGGCGCACCAGTCGGCAAGGAGGTGTGGTAA
- a CDS encoding type II toxin-antitoxin system PemK/MazF family toxin: MTRPPRQGDIVSLSFDPQAGHEQQGRRPALVVSKDLFNESTGMIFACPITNTQRGYPFHVALPASGKVTGFVMAEQMKSLDWRARKARLLERADKDTLNEVLAILEACLY, translated from the coding sequence ATGACGCGTCCGCCTCGTCAGGGCGACATCGTATCGCTGTCCTTCGATCCGCAAGCCGGACATGAACAGCAGGGACGCCGTCCCGCATTGGTTGTCAGCAAGGACCTCTTCAATGAAAGCACAGGGATGATCTTCGCCTGTCCCATTACCAACACTCAGCGGGGCTATCCGTTTCATGTCGCCCTGCCTGCAAGCGGAAAGGTTACGGGCTTCGTCATGGCGGAGCAAATGAAATCCCTAGACTGGCGCGCCCGCAAAGCGAGGTTGCTTGAACGTGCGGATAAGGACACGCTGAACGAAGTGCTTGCTATACTCGAAGCCTGCTTATATTGA
- a CDS encoding asparagine synthase-related protein, with amino-acid sequence MLPKGLFGIVSSVAIDYDELRRSLNALLDEDEYYESQSNTACTGIVGVICSSRYPYVKCISTSPDHSQIGAIDGSSFHGSRLDTKPHRLLDRDLALPDEANGMFAAAAWNGERLKLLVDPLASTPLYYRWDERCFAFSSSLATLLAIDIFAAPAHSERSLAQYLCWGKVLGGGTLYHGVHKMQAAEFVDFAFSDHNPTKKKYWRPRIQTNGDGAALNRTVDAFAASVDSVMRTLPAPIAVSLSGGYDSRTILAVLLAGKKPFVSVTHGMADGFDTRIAQSLAKEHGLDHRMLWIDGAFSESYPLYAKECVLRSNGMMSLENAHLPFVYAAHTAYAHSIVDGISTFLERNFGLRRRAKDGSSKDEFFNAVWDYLIGDRERTVAKLENGEKVIQIAKEDLYNLLPACVDLSDPEALADTFYLEQIIANHATDGVCLQQHYNRFMTPYYELGYINELSKLSARKRSANIPQRAIMKRFTPSLRWRARSYSDIRTLPVSQFHMQLLPVAFDRLLHRITPLIRRLWRRSSLDYAQYRSADLLLSTALREISAQRSSQLAPLLEDQAVTDDPELLRSLLPLLMFNGALGGIPPVRVRSIRP; translated from the coding sequence GTGCTGCCAAAGGGTCTTTTCGGGATTGTATCATCGGTGGCGATTGATTACGACGAGCTGCGCAGGTCGCTCAATGCCTTGCTCGACGAGGATGAGTATTACGAGTCCCAGTCGAATACCGCCTGCACGGGCATCGTGGGCGTGATCTGCTCCAGCCGCTATCCGTATGTGAAATGCATTTCCACTTCGCCTGATCACTCGCAGATCGGAGCAATCGACGGAAGCAGTTTCCATGGCTCGCGTCTGGACACGAAGCCGCATCGCTTGCTGGATAGAGATCTGGCCCTGCCGGATGAAGCGAATGGCATGTTCGCGGCCGCGGCGTGGAACGGTGAGCGTCTGAAACTTCTCGTCGATCCCCTCGCGAGCACCCCGCTGTACTATCGATGGGATGAGCGTTGTTTCGCCTTTTCTTCCTCGCTGGCGACATTGTTGGCCATCGACATTTTTGCCGCGCCCGCGCATTCCGAGCGGAGCCTCGCACAGTATCTCTGCTGGGGCAAGGTCCTCGGTGGAGGGACGCTCTATCATGGTGTTCACAAAATGCAGGCGGCGGAGTTTGTAGATTTCGCCTTCAGCGATCACAATCCCACGAAAAAGAAATACTGGCGACCACGGATCCAGACCAACGGTGACGGGGCTGCGCTCAACCGCACAGTGGACGCGTTCGCCGCAAGTGTGGACAGCGTGATGCGAACGCTTCCGGCACCCATTGCCGTATCCCTGAGCGGCGGGTATGATTCGAGAACAATCCTGGCGGTACTACTCGCCGGAAAAAAACCGTTCGTCTCCGTCACGCATGGCATGGCGGACGGCTTCGATACACGCATAGCGCAATCGCTGGCGAAGGAACATGGGCTCGACCATCGTATGCTGTGGATAGACGGAGCATTCTCGGAGTCGTATCCGCTGTACGCGAAGGAATGCGTGCTTCGCTCGAATGGTATGATGTCACTGGAAAACGCGCATCTGCCATTTGTGTACGCCGCGCATACGGCGTATGCACATTCGATCGTGGATGGGATCAGCACATTTCTGGAAAGAAATTTCGGCTTGCGTCGCAGGGCGAAGGACGGATCATCGAAGGACGAGTTCTTCAACGCGGTGTGGGACTATCTGATTGGCGACCGCGAGAGAACCGTAGCGAAGCTCGAAAACGGTGAGAAAGTCATCCAGATCGCGAAGGAAGATTTGTACAATCTGCTGCCCGCGTGCGTCGACCTTTCCGATCCCGAAGCCCTCGCGGACACATTCTATCTTGAGCAAATCATCGCGAATCATGCAACGGACGGGGTCTGTCTTCAGCAGCACTACAATCGCTTCATGACGCCGTACTACGAACTCGGGTACATCAACGAACTCTCGAAACTGTCGGCGCGAAAACGTTCCGCGAACATACCGCAACGCGCGATTATGAAGCGGTTCACACCATCGCTGCGGTGGCGAGCAAGAAGCTATTCGGATATTCGCACTCTTCCAGTCTCGCAGTTCCACATGCAGTTATTGCCGGTCGCGTTTGACCGATTACTGCACAGAATCACCCCCTTGATTCGGCGACTGTGGCGCAGGTCTTCGCTTGATTATGCCCAGTATCGCAGCGCGGACCTGCTTCTCAGCACCGCCCTACGTGAGATCTCGGCACAGAGGTCTTCACAATTGGCGCCTTTGCTTGAGGACCAGGCGGTCACGGATGACCCTGAATTGCTTCGCTCCCTGCTCCCACTACTGATGTTCAACGGAGCCCTTGGCGGAATACCTCCGGTACGAGTCCGCTCGATCCGTCCATGA
- a CDS encoding succinate dehydrogenase cytochrome b subunit: protein MSALVRFLQSTILSKVVMAATGLILVLFILGHMIGNLQMYLGQDKMNTYAATLQGLGGLLWLIRGVLLLCLVLHVITSIRLKLLNMSARPVAYSKKEYVKASLTSRTMMWTGSLIFFFVTYHLLHFTIKATNPVYGELVDAAGRHDVFSMVVLGYQNVLISLTYFVAMLLLGFHLFHAIASMFQTLGVNHPKYTPMINGLGAVVSIVIVAGFLSIPLGVLFGWIALPAGVIVL from the coding sequence ATGTCTGCACTGGTACGATTCCTGCAATCCACCATTCTGAGCAAAGTCGTCATGGCCGCGACGGGACTGATTCTGGTCCTGTTTATTCTCGGCCACATGATCGGCAATCTTCAGATGTACCTGGGACAGGACAAAATGAACACCTATGCGGCGACCTTGCAGGGCCTTGGCGGTTTGCTCTGGCTCATCCGCGGTGTGCTGCTGCTCTGTCTCGTCCTTCATGTCATCACATCCATCCGACTCAAACTGCTGAACATGTCGGCCAGGCCTGTCGCGTATTCCAAAAAAGAGTACGTGAAGGCATCGCTGACCTCACGCACGATGATGTGGACCGGATCGCTGATTTTCTTCTTCGTCACCTATCACCTCCTGCATTTCACCATCAAGGCGACGAATCCCGTGTACGGCGAGCTGGTGGACGCCGCGGGTCGTCATGATGTTTTCTCGATGGTCGTGCTGGGGTATCAGAACGTGCTGATTTCCCTGACCTATTTCGTCGCGATGCTTCTTCTCGGCTTTCATCTGTTTCATGCCATCGCGAGCATGTTTCAGACGCTGGGGGTGAATCATCCGAAGTACACGCCCATGATCAACGGGCTCGGCGCGGTAGTCTCTATTGTCATCGTCGCCGGCTTCCTTTCCATACCCCTCGGGGTTCTTTTCGGCTGGATCGCATTGCCGGCAGGAGTGATAGTACTATGA